A stretch of Blastocatellia bacterium DNA encodes these proteins:
- a CDS encoding NAD-glutamate dehydrogenase — MLAFISQRKSGEIKIRTIDMSKAGLDSNEELVAIETCMEDQPFIVDTTKLAFEEIGLSIVYAVALLVPVQRDYEGRLLSLHPDDPNIQVESVTRFILSKVKHSQRRELVKDLHNRLTLARATTTAFLRMKKLAREIINEYHYLGQIYSSQKESFRQVSQFLGWLLEEHFVFFGVSFYEPSLLKDASLGCAYALNTANNNSIPVAERFFQPNHFNRDRFSEGELIKFHKSNIDSKIHRAGRVIDVMLRRFDDAGNPIGGVIFHGLLTQKAITTTAGSVPMFSARLDTMLAGEEVGPENHRYRAMRKAFDVIPIKFLLETSPNGLKDLVAAIIKAESTGEAVAQVVLNPDQQSISAFMLVPQDVFTDNLRENLQSTLIQNTQANYSHRRVTSGYGRLIGLYFYLAGCENFELTAEELENQLLALCTPWTDQLGQALRLRYDLDTAKHLQSYFAFAFPESYQRTTSPEQAVRDVALLEMSLNTNEIRFDIFQEPEDIAHNHARLRLYHKISEKGELFLSDVLPILDHFGFRVIDQEGILIDLEDGARMQMDTFRLAIDGKVEPLFDRKASLVNALRAVFRGDMSNDPLNCLVPRAGLKWEEVDLLRAYVAYALQIRPTLAREAINRVLTQRFEVTRSLVDLFNTRFLPDETRNLNGVTTIRTNRIEHARERLQDKLRFIQDATEDRILKALANLIESTSRTNFYRFDKKSHYISFKIDCAKLDSVPEPRPKYEIFVHATTVEGVHLRGGKIARGGLRWSDRSDDYRTEVFGLMRTQMVKNVLIVPLGAKGGFTLKMEKPGQDRRAFADQMYETFIRGLLDVTDNIIEGRPVSPPQVVCFDEPDPYLVVAADKGTAHLSDTANRIAQEYGFWLSDAFASGGSMGYDHKIYAITARGAWACARHHFSFLGIDPEKDVISVVGVGDMSGDVFGNGMLLSRTIKLVGAFDHRHIFIDPNPDPEESFVERQRLFNLPRSSWVDYSKKVLSKGGGVFSRTDKAIALSPECKQLLGVEEDSLAPEIVIQKMLTLDVDMIWNGGIGTFIKASEEEHAAVGDRINDVLRVNAKDVRAKVIAEGGNLGCTQKARIEYARHGGRINTDAIDNSGGVDLSDHEVNLKILLAPLVAQGTLSFNERNNLIREVADEVGDKVVANRDENAVLL; from the coding sequence ATGTTAGCTTTTATTTCTCAACGTAAAAGCGGTGAAATCAAAATTCGTACTATTGATATGAGCAAAGCAGGTCTTGATTCTAATGAAGAATTAGTAGCTATAGAAACCTGCATGGAAGACCAACCTTTTATTGTTGATACTACTAAACTTGCTTTTGAAGAAATAGGACTAAGCATTGTTTATGCTGTAGCCTTACTAGTTCCCGTACAACGTGACTATGAAGGAAGACTCTTATCACTGCATCCAGATGATCCAAATATTCAAGTAGAGTCTGTCACCAGATTTATTTTGTCAAAAGTTAAACATTCTCAACGTCGAGAACTAGTCAAGGACTTACATAATCGCTTAACTTTAGCTAGAGCTACTACTACAGCTTTTCTAAGAATGAAAAAATTAGCTAGAGAAATTATTAATGAGTATCACTATTTAGGGCAAATTTACTCATCTCAAAAGGAGTCTTTCCGTCAAGTTTCTCAATTTTTAGGATGGTTATTAGAAGAGCATTTTGTATTTTTTGGGGTTTCATTCTATGAGCCTAGTCTGCTTAAAGACGCTAGCCTTGGGTGTGCTTATGCGTTAAATACAGCTAATAATAACTCTATACCTGTAGCAGAGCGATTTTTCCAACCAAATCACTTTAACCGAGATCGCTTTAGTGAAGGGGAATTAATTAAATTTCATAAGAGCAATATAGATTCTAAAATTCATCGTGCTGGCAGAGTGATAGATGTAATGCTTAGGCGATTTGATGATGCTGGAAACCCAATAGGTGGAGTTATCTTTCATGGACTGTTAACACAAAAAGCTATCACAACTACGGCTGGTTCAGTACCAATGTTTTCTGCTCGATTGGATACAATGTTAGCAGGAGAAGAAGTTGGGCCAGAAAATCATCGTTATCGTGCAATGAGAAAAGCTTTTGATGTAATTCCTATAAAATTCTTGCTAGAAACTTCTCCTAATGGCTTAAAGGATTTAGTGGCTGCAATTATCAAAGCTGAATCAACAGGAGAAGCTGTTGCTCAAGTTGTACTTAACCCAGACCAACAATCTATTTCAGCTTTTATGTTAGTTCCACAAGATGTATTTACAGATAATTTAAGAGAAAATCTGCAATCCACTTTAATTCAAAATACACAGGCTAACTATAGCCATAGACGTGTAACTAGCGGGTATGGGCGTTTAATAGGCTTATATTTTTATCTTGCAGGATGTGAAAATTTTGAACTAACAGCCGAAGAATTAGAAAATCAATTATTAGCTCTTTGTACTCCTTGGACAGACCAATTAGGTCAAGCTCTAAGGTTGCGTTATGATTTAGATACTGCTAAACACCTACAAAGCTATTTTGCTTTTGCCTTTCCTGAATCTTACCAACGTACAACCAGCCCAGAACAAGCTGTTAGAGATGTTGCATTGTTGGAAATGTCATTAAATACTAATGAGATCCGTTTTGATATTTTCCAAGAACCAGAAGATATAGCCCATAACCATGCTAGGCTAAGGCTTTATCATAAGATCTCTGAAAAGGGCGAGCTATTTCTTTCAGATGTTTTGCCTATCTTAGATCATTTTGGATTCCGGGTTATTGATCAAGAAGGTATTTTAATAGATTTAGAAGATGGTGCCCGTATGCAAATGGACACCTTTAGACTAGCTATTGATGGTAAAGTTGAACCTCTTTTTGATCGTAAAGCTTCTCTTGTTAATGCTTTACGTGCGGTTTTCCGTGGAGATATGAGCAATGACCCACTTAATTGCTTGGTTCCTCGTGCAGGGCTAAAATGGGAAGAAGTAGATCTACTTAGAGCCTATGTTGCTTATGCACTACAAATTAGACCAACACTGGCTAGAGAAGCTATTAACCGTGTTCTAACACAACGTTTTGAAGTTACTAGATCTTTAGTAGATTTATTTAACACAAGATTCTTGCCAGATGAAACTCGCAACCTAAATGGAGTTACTACTATTCGTACCAATCGAATAGAACATGCTAGAGAGCGGCTTCAAGATAAACTTCGCTTTATTCAAGATGCAACAGAAGATCGTATTCTAAAAGCTTTAGCAAATCTAATTGAATCTACTAGCAGAACTAATTTTTATCGTTTTGATAAAAAATCTCATTACATTAGTTTCAAAATTGATTGTGCTAAGTTGGATTCTGTTCCAGAACCAAGGCCAAAATATGAAATATTTGTTCATGCAACAACTGTTGAAGGTGTTCACCTTAGAGGAGGAAAAATTGCTCGTGGGGGACTACGTTGGTCAGACCGTTCAGACGACTACCGCACTGAAGTTTTTGGTTTAATGCGTACCCAAATGGTCAAAAATGTTCTAATTGTTCCATTAGGTGCTAAAGGTGGTTTTACCTTAAAGATGGAAAAACCTGGTCAAGATCGACGTGCTTTTGCAGATCAAATGTATGAAACCTTTATTCGTGGTCTTTTAGATGTTACTGATAACATTATTGAAGGCCGCCCTGTTAGCCCTCCTCAAGTTGTTTGCTTTGATGAACCAGACCCTTACCTTGTTGTTGCGGCTGATAAAGGAACTGCCCATTTATCTGATACTGCTAATCGTATTGCTCAAGAATATGGTTTTTGGCTAAGTGATGCTTTTGCTTCAGGTGGTTCTATGGGTTATGACCATAAGATTTATGCTATTACTGCTCGTGGTGCTTGGGCTTGCGCTCGCCATCATTTTTCATTTTTAGGAATTGACCCAGAAAAAGATGTAATTAGCGTTGTTGGTGTAGGCGATATGTCTGGAGATGTTTTTGGTAATGGAATGTTGCTTTCTCGTACTATTAAATTAGTAGGTGCTTTTGATCACCGACATATCTTTATTGATCCAAACCCAGATCCAGAGGAATCTTTTGTAGAAAGACAACGCCTATTTAATTTACCTAGATCTTCCTGGGTCGATTATTCAAAGAAAGTTCTTTCAAAAGGTGGTGGAGTTTTTTCCAGAACAGATAAAGCCATAGCCCTATCTCCAGAATGTAAACAACTTTTAGGAGTAGAAGAGGACTCTTTAGCTCCAGAAATTGTTATTCAAAAAATGCTCACTTTAGATGTTGATATGATTTGGAATGGTGGCATAGGTACATTTATTAAAGCTAGCGAAGAAGAACACGCTGCCGTGGGTGATCGAATTAATGATGTTTTAAGAGTTAACGCTAAAGATGTTCGAGCTAAAGTTATTGCTGAAGGTGGTAATTTAGGTTGTACTCAAAAAGCAAGAATTGAATATGCTCGTCATGGTGGGAGAATCAACACAGATGCTATTGATAATTCTGGGGGGGTTGACCTTTCTGACCATGAAGTTAACCTAAAGATATTACTTGCACCTCTAGTTGCTCAAGGAACACTTTCATTTAATGAACGCAATAATTTGATAAGAGAAGTTGCTGATGAGGTAGGGGACAAAGTAGTGGCTAATAGAGATGAAAATGCTGTGCTGCTATAG
- a CDS encoding PIN domain-containing protein — protein sequence MKLSLYLETSVVGAYLDNDEPFRRDLTMRWWEHELSKYNATISLLVVRELERLAEPHRSAYLNLIKSLPQLDIPDEAAILADGYISRGIFHRKYIADALHVALASVYKIDFFVTWNFGHIANIHRKARIKLFNTAAGFFVPEIVTPEFLILEPLDGKK from the coding sequence GTGAAGTTAAGTTTATATTTAGAAACTTCTGTTGTAGGAGCTTATTTAGATAATGATGAGCCTTTTCGTCGTGATTTAACTATGCGTTGGTGGGAGCATGAGTTATCAAAATATAATGCTACAATTTCTTTGCTTGTAGTTCGTGAACTAGAAAGACTAGCTGAACCACATCGCTCAGCTTACCTTAATTTAATTAAATCCTTACCACAGTTGGATATACCAGATGAAGCAGCAATCTTAGCAGATGGTTATATTAGTAGAGGGATTTTTCATAGAAAATATATTGCAGATGCTTTACATGTAGCATTAGCCTCAGTTTATAAAATAGATTTTTTTGTTACCTGGAATTTTGGACATATTGCTAATATTCATCGCAAAGCAAGAATAAAGCTTTTTAACACGGCAGCAGGATTTTTTGTCCCAGAAATTGTCACCCCAGAGTTCTTAATTTTAGAGCCATTGGACGGGAAAAAATAA
- a CDS encoding zinc metalloprotease, whose protein sequence is MQDPTENVPFLIGGVEFVNQRAFIESGRRCGSHMSAEKMQAAEKDFQTKFAALVEANGGIAPQAPRTFNVYWHTITSTTGAGAVTATQIQNQINVLNSAFASTGFSFNLVRTDTTANNTWYTAGPGTTAQTQMKNALRVGGKADLNIYCNNIGGGLLGYATFPSSYNSNPKDDGVVLLNASLPGGTAAPYNLGDTGTHEVGHWVGLFHTFQGGCSRNATSGGDAVSDTPAEQSPAYGCPTGRDTCRNIAGLDPITNFMDYVDDSCMNNFTTGQTTRMNAQCTTFR, encoded by the coding sequence ATGCAAGATCCTACAGAAAATGTGCCATTCCTAATTGGCGGTGTTGAATTTGTAAACCAAAGAGCATTTATTGAAAGTGGTCGTCGTTGTGGTTCACATATGTCTGCTGAAAAAATGCAAGCAGCAGAAAAAGATTTTCAAACCAAATTTGCAGCTTTAGTAGAAGCTAATGGTGGAATAGCTCCACAAGCACCAAGAACATTTAATGTTTACTGGCATACAATTACTAGCACAACAGGTGCTGGTGCTGTAACTGCTACTCAAATCCAAAATCAAATTAATGTATTAAACTCTGCTTTTGCTTCAACAGGTTTTTCTTTCAATTTAGTTAGAACTGACACTACAGCAAATAACACTTGGTATACAGCAGGCCCAGGAACAACTGCTCAAACACAAATGAAAAATGCTTTACGTGTAGGCGGAAAAGCTGACCTTAACATCTACTGTAACAATATTGGTGGTGGATTATTAGGATATGCAACCTTCCCATCTAGCTACAACAGCAACCCTAAAGATGATGGCGTAGTATTATTAAACGCATCTTTACCAGGTGGAACTGCAGCACCATATAACCTAGGTGATACAGGAACTCACGAAGTTGGTCACTGGGTTGGTTTATTCCATACTTTCCAAGGTGGCTGTTCTAGGAATGCAACAAGCGGTGGTGATGCAGTATCTGATACACCAGCAGAACAAAGCCCAGCTTATGGTTGTCCTACTGGTCGAGATACTTGTAGAAACATTGCTGGTTTAGATCCTATTACAAACTTTATGGATTATGTAGATGATTCTTGTATGAACAACTTCACCACTGGTCAAACTACTAGAATGAATGCTCAATGTACTACCTTTAGATAA
- a CDS encoding zinc metalloprotease, with amino-acid sequence MQDPTENVPFLIGGVEFVNQRAFVESGRRCGSHMSAEKMEAAEKDFQTKFAALVEANGGIAPQAPRTFNVFWHTITSTTGAGAVTATQIQNQINVLNSAFASTGFSFNLVSTDTTANNTWYTAGPGTTAQTQMKNALRVGGKADLNIYCNNIGGGILGYATFPSSYNSNPKDDGVVLLNASLPGGTAAPYNLGDTGTHEVGHWVGLFHTFQGGCCRNATSGGDAVADTPAEQSPAYGCPTGRNSCRNIAGNDPITNFMDYTDDSCMNTFSTGQTTRMNAQCTTFR; translated from the coding sequence ATGCAAGATCCTACTGAAAACGTGCCATTCCTAATTGGCGGTGTTGAGTTTGTAAATCAACGTGCTTTCGTTGAAAGTGGCCGTCGTTGTGGTTCACATATGTCTGCCGAAAAAATGGAAGCAGCCGAAAAAGATTTCCAAACCAAATTTGCAGCTTTAGTAGAAGCTAATGGTGGAATAGCTCCACAAGCACCAAGAACATTTAATGTTTTCTGGCATACAATTACTAGCACAACAGGTGCCGGTGCTGTAACTGCTACTCAAATTCAAAATCAAATCAATGTATTAAACTCTGCTTTTGCTTCAACAGGTTTTTCTTTTAATTTAGTTAGCACTGACACTACAGCAAATAACACTTGGTATACAGCAGGCCCAGGAACAACTGCTCAAACACAAATGAAAAATGCTTTACGTGTAGGCGGAAAAGCTGACCTTAACATCTACTGTAACAATATTGGTGGCGGAATATTAGGATATGCAACCTTCCCATCTAGCTACAACAGCAACCCTAAAGATGATGGCGTAGTATTATTAAACGCATCTTTACCAGGTGGAACTGCAGCACCATATAACCTAGGTGATACAGGAACACACGAGGTTGGTCACTGGGTTGGTTTATTCCACACTTTCCAAGGTGGCTGTTGTAGGAATGCTACAAGCGGTGGTGATGCAGTAGCAGATACACCAGCAGAACAAAGCCCAGCTTATGGTTGTCCTACTGGTCGTAATTCTTGCAGAAATATTGCAGGCAATGACCCAATAACCAATTTTATGGATTATACTGATGATTCTTGTATGAATACCTTCAGTACTGGTCAAACTACTAGAATGAATGCTCAATGTACCACTTTTAGATAA
- a CDS encoding aspartyl protease family protein, with amino-acid sequence MKKPTIITSRLLTSLMAIILICLTASFSYALGADKQLRKAQQEFEQGNFERAETLYQEIINKDAKDIKAYIGLGQVYLKARNLVGAFEIGLKALELDAKHPRARAIVGMALLRSGYIDKSRDQLLYALQLNHRDDLALAASAEIDLYENRVSEAYQKLKQATDIRPSEGDHWLVLARAASRQEFFKEAAEALRQFLQNSPKTDVDRRERIEGVIRFYTYLGDTHLYQIRGKTASIPLKIKIRRPHLEIKVNGKETLRFVIDTGAGLCVISPEAAARIGVKEVARGGEARAVGGDGAFPIVYGVIDEMQLGDIKVSMIPTYIRKVHSPANAKAEDIADGYLGLSLLSNFLMMMDYKNGQLQLDINENPTQATSNIDANSTIVPFRTTESGLISVETKLNDEVTLNFIFDSGATSSVISHNIVESQKWQDKVASETVKVVGAAGFADNIKILNAGKIQLMDLIRENLRMPILNLARINEQAGFDQQGILGGDFLYHCRILIDFQRLQLTLTPNSSLLKKIKETSVSEKAKE; translated from the coding sequence ATGAAAAAACCAACTATAATAACTTCTCGTCTACTTACTAGCTTAATGGCAATTATTTTGATTTGTCTAACGGCTAGTTTTAGTTATGCTCTTGGTGCAGATAAGCAACTACGTAAGGCTCAACAAGAATTTGAGCAAGGTAACTTTGAGCGTGCAGAAACACTTTACCAAGAGATAATTAACAAAGATGCTAAAGACATAAAAGCTTATATTGGGTTAGGCCAAGTGTATTTAAAGGCAAGAAACCTGGTTGGAGCATTTGAAATAGGACTAAAAGCCTTAGAGCTAGACGCTAAACATCCTCGCGCACGTGCTATTGTTGGTATGGCACTTCTTAGGTCTGGTTATATAGATAAATCACGGGATCAGCTTCTTTATGCTTTACAACTAAATCATCGAGATGATTTAGCTTTAGCTGCAAGTGCTGAAATAGATCTTTATGAAAATAGAGTTTCAGAAGCTTATCAGAAATTAAAACAAGCAACAGATATACGCCCATCAGAAGGCGATCATTGGTTAGTTTTAGCTCGTGCTGCTTCGCGTCAAGAATTTTTTAAGGAAGCTGCCGAGGCATTAAGACAATTTCTACAAAACTCTCCTAAAACAGATGTAGACCGTCGAGAACGTATTGAAGGCGTAATTAGATTTTATACTTATTTAGGCGATACTCATTTATATCAAATTCGTGGTAAAACAGCTTCTATTCCACTAAAAATAAAAATACGTCGCCCACATTTAGAAATAAAAGTTAATGGAAAAGAAACACTTCGCTTTGTAATTGATACAGGTGCAGGGCTTTGTGTTATTTCGCCTGAAGCGGCTGCAAGAATAGGTGTAAAAGAAGTTGCTCGTGGAGGTGAAGCACGTGCTGTTGGAGGTGATGGAGCATTCCCTATTGTGTATGGGGTGATTGATGAAATGCAGTTAGGTGATATAAAAGTTTCTATGATTCCAACCTATATTCGCAAAGTTCATTCGCCAGCTAATGCTAAGGCTGAAGATATTGCTGATGGCTATTTAGGTCTTTCTCTTCTAAGTAACTTTTTGATGATGATGGATTATAAAAATGGTCAATTACAATTGGATATTAATGAAAATCCTACACAAGCAACTAGCAATATTGATGCTAATTCTACAATAGTTCCTTTTCGCACTACAGAAAGTGGTTTAATTAGCGTAGAAACTAAGCTTAATGACGAAGTGACATTAAATTTTATTTTTGATTCAGGGGCAACTAGCTCTGTAATTTCACATAACATTGTTGAGTCGCAAAAGTGGCAAGATAAAGTTGCTTCTGAGACAGTTAAAGTAGTAGGAGCAGCAGGTTTTGCAGACAATATTAAAATACTTAATGCAGGTAAAATTCAATTAATGGATTTAATTAGAGAAAATCTAAGAATGCCAATACTTAACCTAGCACGAATTAATGAGCAAGCAGGTTTTGACCAACAAGGAATTTTAGGCGGTGATTTTCTTTATCACTGCCGGATTTTGATAGATTTTCAGCGTCTACAATTAACATTAACTCCAAATAGTTCTTTACTGAAAAAAATTAAAGAAACTTCTGTGTCAGAAAAGGCTAAAGAGTGA
- a CDS encoding NAD-glutamate dehydrogenase has translation MRAANFLAEESAGIPPQEDFPTKGNLFSRGVQYGLFRPELAKLLAYMKMYVYTELLKSDPLRFPDNDLLLHEYFPELVSKRYQDAISRHLLLRELLATLRTNQIMAFAGSTFFPDLIMETNRSVSDVAIAYSLAAHWLGADKLRAQVFAAESVPADARYMAIIAIEDSLREATSWLLHFLPGELLWKRASALNRSHVASTRVVARTSSRLDSTSKISNSLSIVEYDSALHSLREILPKAAFNAWNRVDTDFSKLQSLGFDSQLASDIAFTSQWPKVFPIAELCERSRMPVADVATTYLSLGQLTHLNALLLRISRQPAADSWEALALRSLRAALLRILQDFAAKLLSFRAQPEEVLSRYPVFMSIADDISRAQPNPEAAVSVSTLVVVSEKLRKALDSISFDSSSFS, from the coding sequence ATGCGTGCTGCTAATTTCTTAGCAGAAGAATCGGCTGGAATACCTCCTCAAGAAGACTTTCCTACTAAAGGCAACCTATTTTCTAGAGGGGTGCAATATGGTTTATTTAGACCAGAACTTGCCAAATTATTGGCTTATATGAAAATGTATGTCTATACTGAATTACTTAAGTCAGATCCTTTACGTTTTCCTGATAATGATCTTTTGTTACATGAATATTTCCCAGAACTTGTTTCTAAACGTTATCAAGACGCGATTTCAAGACATTTATTGTTACGAGAACTTTTAGCTACTTTACGTACTAACCAAATTATGGCGTTTGCAGGTTCAACATTTTTCCCAGATTTAATAATGGAAACTAACCGTTCTGTGTCTGATGTTGCTATAGCTTACTCTTTAGCTGCTCATTGGTTAGGGGCTGATAAATTACGTGCGCAAGTTTTTGCTGCTGAAAGTGTACCTGCGGATGCTCGTTATATGGCAATTATTGCTATTGAAGACAGTTTACGTGAGGCTACTAGTTGGTTATTACACTTTTTACCAGGTGAACTACTTTGGAAACGTGCTTCTGCTCTAAATCGCTCTCATGTTGCTTCAACACGTGTTGTTGCTCGTACTTCTTCCCGTTTAGACTCAACATCTAAAATCTCCAATTCGCTTTCTATAGTTGAATATGATAGCGCACTTCACTCTTTAAGAGAAATATTACCTAAAGCTGCCTTTAATGCTTGGAATCGAGTTGATACAGATTTTAGTAAGCTTCAAAGCCTGGGATTTGATTCTCAATTAGCTAGTGATATTGCTTTTACTAGTCAGTGGCCTAAAGTGTTTCCAATCGCTGAACTTTGTGAACGTTCACGTATGCCTGTTGCTGATGTTGCTACTACTTATTTATCTTTAGGGCAACTTACACATCTTAATGCTTTATTATTACGTATTAGCCGACAACCAGCAGCAGACTCTTGGGAAGCTTTAGCACTACGTTCTTTAAGAGCAGCCCTTTTAAGAATTTTACAAGACTTTGCCGCTAAATTACTTAGCTTCCGCGCACAGCCTGAAGAAGTTCTCTCTCGCTATCCTGTCTTTATGTCAATTGCTGATGATATTTCTCGCGCACAACCTAATCCTGAAGCAGCAGTTTCAGTTTCTACTTTAGTAGTTGTTTCTGAAAAACTGCGGAAAGCTTTGGATTCTATTTCTTTTGATTCTTCTTCTTTCTCTTAA
- a CDS encoding exo-alpha-sialidase: MKLLLILIALCFSLVLPLNTNAQQINQLTQIQGLKNSHSIKMGSNNMLHLVYDNSSNTRNATLPAASSIVYQQSLDNGQSFSRPILISQRILSSFNPDVAVGTNGTIYVIWSGVNQSGRSIFLAKSTNNGLSFSIPQQISSLGSGQAPKIAIDSNNNIYVAYFTGSLSTGLVVTRSTDGGNNFSEPQQVSNIGEFAIPTNLLFDSQRNVYLFYADGSTATTYLVKSLDGVNFALPKVIATNEIGFFTSPKAFINAQNNIFVAFSSGSQIIFTKSLDQGATFSEPVAIADSIGAFPAIVVDRNNNINIAWQEGADINNIFFARSQNGGASFSAKTRLSVNSNFSFGVLGIRDANGDSLFSWISGALINGDLTNTNVFATILDSPPPINSRN, from the coding sequence ATGAAACTATTACTTATACTTATTGCACTATGTTTTTCTTTAGTATTACCCTTAAATACAAATGCACAGCAAATAAATCAATTAACACAAATTCAAGGTTTAAAAAATAGTCACTCTATTAAGATGGGATCTAACAATATGCTACATCTTGTTTATGACAATAGTAGTAATACTAGAAACGCAACTTTGCCCGCTGCTAGTTCTATAGTTTACCAACAATCTTTAGATAATGGGCAATCTTTCTCAAGACCTATTTTGATTTCACAAAGGATTTTATCTTCTTTTAATCCTGATGTGGCCGTTGGTACTAATGGAACAATATATGTAATTTGGTCAGGAGTAAATCAAAGCGGAAGATCTATTTTTCTAGCTAAATCAACTAATAATGGTCTATCTTTTTCTATTCCTCAGCAGATTTCTAGTTTAGGTTCAGGCCAAGCACCTAAAATTGCTATTGACTCAAATAACAATATCTATGTTGCTTATTTTACAGGTAGTTTATCTACAGGGTTAGTAGTAACTCGTTCAACAGATGGAGGAAATAACTTCTCTGAACCTCAGCAAGTTTCTAATATTGGTGAATTTGCGATACCTACAAATTTATTATTTGACAGCCAAAGAAATGTTTATCTTTTCTATGCAGATGGTTCTACCGCTACAACTTATCTAGTTAAATCCCTTGATGGAGTAAATTTTGCTCTTCCTAAAGTAATAGCAACTAATGAAATAGGATTTTTTACAAGCCCTAAAGCTTTTATTAATGCACAAAACAATATTTTTGTCGCTTTTAGTTCTGGCTCACAAATTATATTTACTAAATCCTTAGACCAAGGAGCAACATTTAGTGAACCTGTAGCTATAGCAGACAGTATTGGTGCGTTTCCTGCCATTGTTGTAGATAGAAACAATAATATAAATATTGCTTGGCAAGAAGGCGCAGACATAAACAATATATTTTTTGCTCGTTCTCAAAATGGTGGGGCAAGTTTTTCAGCTAAAACTAGACTATCTGTTAATTCTAATTTTTCCTTTGGTGTTTTAGGAATAAGAGATGCTAATGGAGATAGTCTTTTCTCATGGATTAGTGGAGCTTTAATAAATGGAGATTTAACTAATACAAATGTATTTGCCACAATATTAGATTCACCACCTCCAATTAATTCCAGAAATTAG
- a CDS encoding LURP-one-related family protein, whose protein sequence is MRYVMKQKWFGLLSDFYITNEAGDNKFYVKCNKGFIWDSFSFQDLEGKELLLIEESSSHYYYIKRDGNPYASIYKRDGLIYKGFLITMADENETEIKLEGNIASYEYSFTNTNTQKELAKVSKTWISLTDTYGIEINQGEDELLILACTVLIDVFFHTMESKKS, encoded by the coding sequence ATGCGTTATGTAATGAAACAAAAATGGTTTGGTTTACTAAGCGATTTTTATATAACAAACGAAGCAGGTGACAACAAATTTTATGTAAAATGTAACAAAGGGTTTATTTGGGATAGTTTTTCATTTCAAGACCTAGAAGGAAAAGAGCTATTGCTTATAGAAGAAAGCAGTTCACATTATTACTATATAAAACGTGATGGGAACCCTTATGCCAGTATATATAAACGCGATGGATTGATTTACAAAGGTTTTCTTATAACAATGGCTGATGAAAATGAGACGGAGATAAAATTAGAAGGTAACATAGCGTCGTATGAATACTCTTTTACAAATACTAACACTCAAAAAGAACTTGCTAAAGTTTCTAAAACTTGGATTTCTCTAACTGATACTTATGGAATAGAAATTAATCAAGGAGAAGATGAGCTATTAATTTTAGCTTGCACTGTACTTATAGATGTATTTTTTCATACTATGGAATCAAAAAAATCCTAA